The following proteins are co-located in the Vibrio azureus genome:
- a CDS encoding LysR family transcriptional regulator has translation MPPRISLKQLHVFISIVQNKTLTAAAQSLFLSKAAVSMALSELEKHIGHPLFDRVNNRLILNQEGQKMLPVADEIIRRSQEIEGLFDSDKSLAGFLRIGASDTLGNHVLPYLLSDFRHQTQHRSQSLLISNSAQICNKLLAYELDVGFIEGKSTHPDLISTPFSEDEMCVICAPNQAQSVQASSSVAVLENKPWVLREEGSGSRAFFLKTIAPRLENWQEAFQLNTTEALINSVSAGLGFGCLSRLAAQSAMQDGRVSVVNIPLDMKRRFWLLVHKEKYQSLLLRTFIQFCVPK, from the coding sequence ATGCCACCTCGTATCTCACTCAAACAACTGCATGTGTTTATTTCAATTGTACAAAACAAAACACTCACTGCAGCAGCGCAATCTTTGTTCTTATCTAAAGCGGCTGTCAGCATGGCTCTGTCTGAACTTGAAAAGCACATCGGCCATCCTTTATTTGATCGAGTCAATAATCGTCTTATTCTCAATCAGGAAGGTCAAAAAATGCTGCCTGTTGCCGATGAAATTATTCGTAGAAGCCAAGAGATCGAAGGCTTATTTGACAGTGACAAAAGCTTAGCAGGTTTTCTCCGTATTGGTGCCAGTGATACTCTGGGTAATCACGTCTTACCTTACCTCTTAAGTGATTTTCGACATCAAACTCAGCACCGTTCACAAAGTCTCTTGATTTCAAACTCGGCCCAGATTTGCAATAAGTTGCTCGCTTACGAGCTCGATGTTGGCTTTATTGAAGGAAAATCGACGCACCCAGACCTCATATCAACACCATTTAGCGAAGATGAAATGTGTGTGATATGTGCGCCTAATCAAGCACAATCTGTACAAGCGTCATCCTCTGTTGCTGTGCTAGAAAACAAGCCATGGGTTTTACGCGAAGAAGGCTCTGGTTCTAGGGCATTTTTCCTCAAAACCATCGCTCCCAGATTAGAAAATTGGCAAGAGGCTTTCCAGCTAAATACCACGGAAGCACTGATTAACTCAGTCTCAGCAGGGCTTGGATTTGGATGCTTGTCTCGTCTTGCCGCTCAATCAGCGATGCAGGATGGACGCGTCAGCGTGGTGAACATCCCTCTGGATATGAAACGCCGGTTTTGGCTACTCGTTCACAAAGAAAAATATCAAAGTTTATTGCTAAGAACATTTATTCAGTTTTGTGTACCCAAGTAA
- a CDS encoding YebG family protein, producing the protein MAVIVKYVVERNGEEKMTFTSKAEADAYDKMLDMADELFSLLGKSELLEDEGKQEDLAMFLAQNKEEVLYALGAKRKPAEKKAKPQAVPEESQKSDEEDAA; encoded by the coding sequence ATGGCTGTAATAGTTAAGTACGTGGTAGAGCGCAATGGAGAAGAAAAAATGACTTTTACCTCTAAAGCGGAAGCCGATGCCTACGATAAAATGTTAGACATGGCAGACGAGTTATTCTCACTGCTTGGTAAAAGTGAACTGCTAGAAGATGAAGGCAAGCAAGAAGACTTGGCGATGTTCCTAGCACAAAACAAAGAAGAAGTGCTTTATGCGCTAGGAGCTAAGCGCAAACCCGCTGAGAAAAAAGCCAAACCTCAAGCGGTTCCAGAAGAGAGCCAAAAAAGTGATGAAGAAGACGCAGCGTAA
- the dapD gene encoding 2,3,4,5-tetrahydropyridine-2,6-dicarboxylate N-succinyltransferase produces MAFFSLAFGTATKNRDEKIIEAFFPNPILNPSAELVNALASLVGYEQGNQAIEISATQCTELAAAFEAHGDNANADFAAKAAQSSQPLVLVMLANDEQPQSVAEGFLKLQLISHRLVQPHGTVLDGIFGLLHNIAWTNEGPIDLPELAERQIEARLAGRILSVDCVDKFPKMVDYVVPSGVRIADTSRVRLGAHVGEGTTVMHEGFINFNAGTTGVSMVEGRISAGVVVGNGSDIGGGASIMGTLSGGGKVVVSIGENSLLGANAGLGFPMGDRCTIESGLYVTAGSKVRMLDSEGQEVEVVKARDLAGVSDLLFRRNSVTGQIECLANKSAVELNSELHKNN; encoded by the coding sequence ATGGCTTTCTTTTCTTTGGCCTTTGGTACGGCAACAAAAAATCGCGATGAAAAAATCATCGAAGCATTTTTTCCAAATCCAATCCTAAACCCAAGTGCTGAACTTGTTAATGCATTGGCATCACTAGTCGGCTACGAGCAAGGTAACCAAGCTATTGAGATCTCGGCAACACAATGCACAGAACTGGCCGCAGCTTTCGAAGCCCATGGTGATAATGCAAACGCTGATTTTGCAGCAAAAGCCGCTCAATCCTCTCAACCTCTTGTGCTTGTTATGCTAGCCAACGACGAACAACCACAAAGCGTTGCAGAAGGCTTCCTGAAGCTTCAATTAATCTCTCACCGTCTAGTACAACCTCACGGTACTGTCTTGGATGGCATTTTTGGCCTACTACACAATATTGCTTGGACTAACGAAGGTCCAATCGATCTCCCTGAGCTGGCTGAGCGTCAAATAGAAGCTCGTTTAGCTGGTCGCATTCTTAGTGTCGATTGTGTGGATAAATTCCCTAAAATGGTTGACTACGTGGTTCCATCAGGTGTACGTATTGCAGATACATCACGTGTTCGTCTTGGCGCACACGTGGGCGAAGGGACGACGGTTATGCACGAAGGTTTCATCAACTTTAACGCAGGTACCACTGGGGTAAGCATGGTTGAAGGTCGCATTTCTGCCGGTGTCGTGGTAGGTAACGGCTCAGATATTGGCGGTGGCGCTTCTATCATGGGTACGCTTTCAGGTGGCGGTAAAGTAGTGGTCTCTATCGGTGAAAATTCACTGCTCGGTGCCAATGCTGGCCTAGGTTTTCCAATGGGTGATCGCTGTACGATTGAATCTGGCCTTTACGTAACCGCAGGTTCAAAAGTTCGCATGCTTGATTCTGAAGGTCAAGAAGTGGAAGTGGTTAAAGCTCGTGATTTAGCTGGCGTATCAGACCTCCTTTTCCGTCGTAACTCTGTAACAGGCCAAATTGAATGCTTAGCGAATAAGAGTGCCGTTGAGTTAAACAGTGAACTACACAAAAACAACTAA
- the glpQ gene encoding glycerophosphodiester phosphodiesterase, producing MKTTKSLGITFLALSLSAGAIAKPLVIAHRGASGYLPEHTLEAKALAYAMKPDYIEQDVVMTKDDQLVVLHDHYLDRVTDVAERFPERARADGRYYAIDFTLSEIKTLRVTEGFNIDDKGNKVAGYPTRFPMWKSDFKVPTFAEELELIQGLNKTLGYDIGIYPEIKAPWFHRNEGKDISKAVLNVLKQYGYNSQDDKVYLQCFDANELQRINNELMPAMKMDLKLVQLMAYTDWNETMVYKDGEAIPYSYDWMFEADGMKKVAAYAEGIGPWKPMLVDDKSTQDNIIIKPLMKAAKEAGLQVHPYTFRAEAERIPSYTKSFDGMLDIFYNQVKVDGVFTDFPDKAVNFLNK from the coding sequence ATGAAAACAACCAAGTCATTAGGTATTACTTTTTTAGCGCTGAGCCTATCAGCGGGTGCAATTGCTAAGCCATTGGTCATTGCTCATCGCGGAGCGTCAGGATATTTGCCTGAACATACTTTAGAAGCAAAAGCTCTCGCTTATGCAATGAAGCCTGATTATATTGAACAAGATGTAGTCATGACAAAAGACGACCAGTTGGTGGTGCTACATGACCATTATTTGGATCGTGTTACTGATGTTGCTGAGCGTTTTCCTGAACGCGCTCGTGCTGATGGTCGTTATTACGCGATTGACTTTACTCTCTCTGAAATTAAAACCTTACGAGTAACGGAAGGGTTTAATATTGATGATAAAGGCAACAAAGTTGCAGGGTATCCAACACGTTTCCCAATGTGGAAATCTGATTTTAAAGTCCCCACTTTTGCAGAAGAGCTGGAGCTGATTCAAGGTTTAAACAAAACACTGGGTTACGACATTGGTATCTACCCAGAAATTAAAGCACCTTGGTTCCATCGTAATGAAGGTAAAGATATTTCAAAAGCCGTTTTAAACGTTTTAAAGCAATATGGCTATAATTCTCAAGACGATAAAGTGTATCTGCAATGTTTTGATGCAAATGAGCTACAACGCATTAATAATGAGCTTATGCCAGCCATGAAAATGGACCTGAAACTGGTTCAATTGATGGCTTACACGGATTGGAATGAAACCATGGTATACAAGGATGGAGAAGCCATTCCTTATAGCTATGACTGGATGTTTGAAGCTGATGGTATGAAAAAAGTGGCGGCTTATGCGGAAGGTATTGGCCCATGGAAGCCAATGTTAGTCGACGATAAGTCAACGCAAGACAACATTATTATTAAACCATTAATGAAAGCAGCTAAAGAAGCGGGACTGCAAGTGCATCCATATACTTTCCGAGCGGAGGCTGAGCGCATTCCAAGCTATACCAAGAGCTTTGACGGCATGTTAGACATTTTCTATAACCAAGTAAAAGTCGACGGGGTATTTACGGATTTCCCTGATAAAGCGGTAAACTTTTTAAATAAGTAA
- the glpT gene encoding glycerol-3-phosphate transporter encodes MFGIFKPKAHIERLRESKIDRTYTRLRWQLFAGIFFGYAGYYLVRKNFSLAMPYLIEQGFSRGDLGVALAAVSIAYGLSKFLMGSVSDRSNPRYFLSAGLIMSALVMFCFGFMPWATASIPAMFCLLFLNGWFQGMGWPACGRTMVHWWSRKERGKIVSVWNVAHNVGGGLIGPMFLFGLWAFNDDWHTAFYVPAFFATLVAVFIWITLRDTPQSCGLPSIEEYKNDYPDSYDKAYENEMTAKEIFFKYVFSNKLLWAIAIANAFVYLIRYGVLDWAPVYLSEAKGFSVDKSSWAYFLYEWAGIPGTLLCGWISDKLFKGRRAPAGILFMALVMIAVLVYWFNPAGNPEVDMMALVAIGFLIYGPVMLIGLYALELAPKKAAGTAAGLTGLFGYLGGAVAANAILGYTVDHFGWDGGFIILVGSCVAALLCLVYAYFGERDFHNKKQQEKTALAS; translated from the coding sequence ATGTTTGGAATATTCAAACCTAAGGCGCATATTGAACGCTTGCGAGAAAGCAAGATCGATCGCACTTATACAAGGTTACGATGGCAGTTATTTGCCGGCATTTTTTTCGGATACGCAGGTTATTACTTAGTACGTAAAAACTTCAGTTTGGCCATGCCTTACCTGATTGAACAGGGCTTTAGCCGAGGTGATCTCGGTGTTGCTTTAGCAGCTGTCTCTATTGCCTACGGTTTATCTAAATTTTTAATGGGAAGTGTTTCGGACCGTTCTAATCCTCGCTATTTCTTGAGTGCTGGATTGATCATGTCAGCGCTGGTTATGTTTTGCTTTGGCTTCATGCCATGGGCGACAGCCAGTATTCCTGCCATGTTTTGCCTGTTGTTCTTAAATGGTTGGTTTCAAGGTATGGGATGGCCAGCTTGTGGTCGAACCATGGTTCACTGGTGGTCGCGTAAAGAGCGGGGCAAGATCGTTTCAGTCTGGAATGTCGCACATAATGTCGGTGGTGGTCTGATCGGCCCAATGTTCCTATTTGGCTTATGGGCATTTAACGACGATTGGCACACTGCATTTTATGTTCCCGCCTTTTTTGCCACACTCGTTGCTGTCTTCATTTGGATCACACTGAGAGATACTCCTCAATCTTGTGGTTTACCATCGATAGAAGAATATAAAAATGATTACCCAGACAGCTACGATAAAGCTTATGAAAATGAAATGACTGCGAAGGAAATCTTCTTCAAGTATGTCTTTTCCAATAAGCTACTTTGGGCGATTGCAATTGCTAATGCTTTTGTTTATCTCATTCGTTACGGTGTGCTTGACTGGGCACCCGTCTATTTGAGCGAAGCGAAAGGTTTCAGCGTGGATAAATCGTCATGGGCCTATTTCTTATATGAGTGGGCTGGTATTCCAGGCACACTATTATGTGGTTGGATCTCTGACAAGCTATTTAAAGGGCGTCGTGCGCCTGCAGGAATTCTATTTATGGCGCTGGTCATGATCGCTGTGCTTGTTTACTGGTTTAATCCGGCAGGTAACCCAGAAGTTGACATGATGGCTCTCGTGGCGATCGGCTTCCTCATTTATGGTCCTGTGATGTTAATTGGTTTGTATGCTCTTGAATTAGCTCCTAAAAAGGCAGCTGGTACAGCGGCAGGTCTGACCGGACTCTTTGGTTATCTTGGTGGTGCCGTTGCAGCGAATGCGATTCTTGGTTACACGGTGGATCACTTTGGTTGGGATGGTGGATTTATCATTCTGGTTGGTTCATGTGTTGCTGCACTGTTATGTCTGGTATATGCGTATTTTGGTGAACGAGATTTCCATAATAAAAAACAACAAGAAAAAACCGCATTAGCGTCATAA
- a CDS encoding MIP/aquaporin family protein — translation MTSNKPSSLLGECLAEFIGTAILIFFGVGCVAALVLTGAEFGQWEISIVWGLGVAIAIYCTAGVSGAHINPAVTIALAMFHGFNKNKVLPYIIAQILGAFCSAALVYSLYSNLFTDYEIMHNFTRSSQEALSTAGIFSTYPHASLSLMGAFAVEFVITAVLLFVILALGDENNGASRGALNPLLIGILIAVIGCSLGPLTGFAMNPARDFGPKLFAYFAGWEHALTGAREIPYFIIPILAPIAGACFGAWLYPKAIAAYLPQQGQGCTIPNQCEQTETEQAQAS, via the coding sequence ATGACATCCAACAAACCCTCTTCTCTTCTTGGAGAATGTTTAGCTGAGTTTATCGGCACTGCAATTCTTATCTTTTTTGGTGTCGGCTGTGTTGCCGCATTGGTCTTAACTGGCGCCGAGTTTGGACAGTGGGAAATCAGTATTGTCTGGGGGTTAGGAGTTGCTATTGCCATCTACTGTACTGCAGGCGTATCAGGTGCGCACATTAATCCAGCTGTAACGATTGCCCTAGCCATGTTCCATGGTTTCAATAAAAACAAGGTGCTACCCTATATTATTGCTCAAATTCTGGGCGCATTTTGCTCAGCCGCATTGGTTTATAGTTTGTATAGCAATCTATTTACGGACTATGAAATCATGCATAACTTCACTCGTAGTAGCCAAGAAGCGTTAAGCACCGCTGGCATTTTTTCTACTTACCCCCATGCCTCATTATCATTGATGGGTGCTTTTGCCGTAGAATTCGTTATTACCGCCGTGTTACTGTTTGTCATTCTCGCTCTTGGTGATGAAAACAACGGAGCTTCACGAGGTGCTTTAAATCCTCTTCTTATTGGCATTCTCATTGCGGTCATTGGCTGCTCTCTAGGTCCATTGACAGGTTTTGCCATGAACCCTGCACGAGATTTTGGCCCTAAACTGTTTGCTTACTTTGCTGGATGGGAACATGCTCTTACTGGAGCACGAGAGATCCCATACTTTATTATTCCAATTTTAGCGCCAATTGCTGGGGCTTGTTTTGGTGCTTGGCTTTATCCGAAAGCGATTGCCGCTTATTTACCTCAGCAAGGCCAAGGATGCACAATTCCTAATCAATGTGAACAGACAGAGACTGAACAAGCTCAAGCATCTTGA
- the glpK gene encoding glycerol kinase GlpK — translation MTEQKYIVALDQGTTSSRAVILDHDANIVSVAQREFTQIYPKAGWVEHDPMEIWATQSSTLVEALAKTGISSDQLAGIGITNQRETTIVWNKETGKPVYNAIVWQCRRTADICEKLKAHGLEEYVRDNTGLVLDPYFSGTKIKWILDNVDGAREQAQAGKLLFGTVDTWLVWKMTQGRVHVTDYTNASRTMLFNINDLSWDKTLLDALDIPASMMPEVKASSEIYGQTNIGGKGGIRIPIAGIAGDQQAALFGQMCVQAGQAKNTYGTGCFLLMNTGKEKVTSKNGLLTTLACGPRGEPAYALEGAVFMGGASIQWLRDELKILAGAEDSEYFATKVDSSNGVYVVPAFTGLGAPYWDAYARGTIVGLTRGINSNHIIRATLEGIAYQTRDVLDAMQADSGIKLENLRVDGGAVANNFLMQFQSDVLDTEVHRPKVTEVTALGAAYLAGLAVGFWSSLEELENKAVIERTFEPHEDEAKRNRRYKGWKRAVKCAQTWSELHDDED, via the coding sequence ATGACTGAGCAAAAATACATCGTTGCCCTAGATCAAGGAACAACAAGCTCTCGTGCTGTTATTTTGGATCATGACGCTAATATTGTAAGTGTCGCTCAAAGAGAGTTTACCCAAATATATCCCAAAGCAGGTTGGGTTGAGCATGACCCAATGGAAATCTGGGCAACACAGAGCTCAACCTTAGTTGAAGCGCTAGCAAAAACGGGAATCAGTAGCGACCAATTGGCAGGTATCGGCATCACTAACCAACGTGAAACAACCATCGTTTGGAATAAAGAAACGGGCAAACCTGTGTATAATGCCATTGTTTGGCAATGCCGCCGCACGGCTGACATTTGTGAAAAACTGAAAGCACATGGTTTAGAAGAATACGTCCGTGATAATACTGGTTTAGTCCTAGACCCCTATTTTTCTGGTACCAAGATAAAATGGATCTTAGACAATGTTGATGGCGCTCGTGAACAGGCGCAAGCTGGTAAACTTCTCTTTGGAACGGTCGATACTTGGTTAGTCTGGAAAATGACTCAAGGCCGCGTGCACGTCACTGACTATACCAATGCTTCTCGAACGATGCTGTTCAATATCAATGATCTGAGCTGGGATAAAACGCTACTGGATGCACTTGATATACCTGCCTCCATGATGCCTGAAGTGAAAGCTTCCTCTGAAATTTACGGTCAAACCAATATCGGAGGCAAAGGCGGTATTCGTATTCCTATTGCTGGCATTGCAGGCGATCAGCAAGCCGCTCTCTTTGGTCAAATGTGCGTACAAGCAGGCCAAGCCAAGAATACTTACGGCACCGGTTGTTTCCTACTAATGAACACGGGTAAAGAGAAAGTCACCTCTAAAAACGGATTGCTAACGACTCTTGCTTGTGGTCCGCGAGGTGAACCAGCCTACGCACTTGAAGGCGCTGTTTTTATGGGGGGAGCATCAATTCAATGGTTACGTGATGAATTAAAGATCTTAGCCGGAGCCGAAGACTCGGAATACTTTGCGACTAAAGTGGACTCATCCAACGGAGTCTATGTTGTGCCAGCGTTTACGGGGCTTGGTGCTCCCTACTGGGATGCATATGCAAGGGGAACCATTGTGGGGCTGACTCGAGGCATAAACTCGAATCATATTATCCGTGCCACTTTAGAAGGTATTGCATATCAAACTCGTGATGTTTTGGATGCCATGCAAGCCGACTCTGGCATTAAACTAGAAAATCTTCGAGTTGACGGTGGCGCTGTCGCCAATAACTTCCTCATGCAGTTCCAATCAGATGTCCTTGATACCGAGGTACATCGACCAAAAGTGACCGAAGTAACCGCTCTGGGTGCTGCTTACCTTGCAGGCTTAGCTGTCGGCTTCTGGAGCAGTCTTGAGGAGTTGGAAAACAAAGCAGTTATCGAACGAACCTTTGAGCCACATGAAGACGAAGCAAAACGTAATCGACGCTATAAAGGCTGGAAGCGTGCGGTGAAATGCGCTCAAACATGGTCAGAACTTCACGACGACGAAGATTAA
- a CDS encoding DeoR/GlpR family transcriptional regulator, with protein sequence MKQIPRHQQIVELVIKQGYVSTDELVEKFNVSPQTIRRDLNELADENKIRRYHGGATVPLSSENTSYSTRKELNFNEKDVIAEELVKHIPDGATLFIDIGTTPEAVARALNKNHKQLRVVTNNINVASILLSNPEIKVILAGGEVRNRDGGIVGEATLDFVKQFRLDFGILGISGIDFDGSLLDFDYHEVRVKQAIIDNSRSVFLAVDHSKFGRNAMVKLGNIAQLNMVFTNKQPPAEILSILKESAIPLEVVTA encoded by the coding sequence ATGAAGCAAATACCAAGACACCAACAAATTGTTGAATTGGTTATAAAACAGGGTTACGTCAGTACTGATGAGCTGGTTGAGAAATTTAATGTCAGCCCTCAAACTATCCGACGCGATCTCAATGAGCTTGCCGACGAAAATAAAATTCGTCGTTACCATGGTGGAGCAACCGTCCCTCTCAGTTCAGAAAACACCTCCTACAGCACACGCAAAGAGCTCAACTTCAATGAAAAAGACGTCATTGCTGAAGAATTGGTAAAACATATCCCGGATGGAGCCACGCTTTTTATTGATATCGGCACCACTCCAGAAGCGGTTGCACGAGCATTAAATAAAAATCATAAACAGTTACGAGTTGTCACCAATAACATCAATGTCGCGAGCATTTTATTGTCCAACCCTGAAATCAAAGTGATTCTCGCCGGTGGTGAAGTTCGTAACCGAGATGGTGGTATTGTTGGCGAAGCTACTTTGGACTTCGTCAAACAATTCAGGCTCGATTTTGGCATCTTGGGCATCAGTGGTATCGATTTTGATGGTTCCTTATTAGACTTTGATTATCATGAAGTGAGAGTAAAACAGGCCATCATTGATAATAGCCGCAGTGTGTTTCTTGCCGTCGACCATTCCAAGTTTGGTCGTAATGCCATGGTCAAACTCGGCAATATTGCTCAGTTGAATATGGTCTTTACCAAC